A window of Glycine soja cultivar W05 chromosome 13, ASM419377v2, whole genome shotgun sequence genomic DNA:
TAAAGGTAGGATCTGGTAAAGGGAGAAAAGTGTGCCTGACGGTGACAGGTGTTGTGATTGCAATTGTATTGCTAATTGTGATACTAGCGTTGACAGTGTTCAAAGCCAAGCATCCTGTTACCATAGTGGACTCAACGAAGCTAGAGGACTTTCACGTGAGCTTGGATCCAGTAAAACTAAGGGTAGATTTGAATGTGACCTTGGGAGTGGATGTCTCAGTGAAGAACCCGAACAAGGTGGGATTCCAGTATTCAGACAGCGCTGCCCACCTCAATTACAGAGGGCAGCTGATAGGTGAAGTCCCGATCTCTGCCGGAGAGATTTCATCCGGTGAGACCAAAGGATTCAATCTCACCCACACCATTATGGCCGACCGTTTGCTCTCCAATTCTCAGCTTTTATCTGATGTCACATCTGGTACATTGCCCCTAAGCACTTTCGTGAGGATGTCTGGGAAAGTCAGCATCTTAGGCTTTATCAAAGTCCATGTGGTTTCCTCCACTTCTTGTGATGTTGCAATTAATCTTTCTAATGGAACTGTTGGGAACCAAGAGTGCCAATACAAGACAAAACTTTGATTAGAGGTTTTTAGTTCAAGAGTGAAACTAGACTTTAGATTAGTAGACTATACACGTATTGCTTAATGATGAattaattttgttcatatttcaCTTTGTTTCATTTGTAGTTGTGATTTGTATCATACTAGACGGTCTCGACCTACACTCTCCCTTTAAGTTAAGCTCCACATCTTTATGCAATTTgtagttttaattaatatgtaattACAGGGTATTTCTTTCCttccacttttaattttattaaggaATTGATACCCTGCTataattaatactatttttttagaattcaaAGCATTAGACATATCTGTTGATATTTATTATTCCAGTAGCAAAGCAATTTTGTGACCCCAAAGCAGGAAAAAAATTTCAGTCCTGTTATTGCATGTACTCCTACCCGCAAGTTATAACACCTGACATGTGtgatcattttttctttcaaaacaaaaaattgagagGAAACTGTATATATTTAAAGTTTGTTAACTAAACAATGGGATAGGTTTTACAGAAGTATTGTAAATTTGCTCCTAGTGCAGAAAGAAGCATTTCAATGTGACAATGTTTCATGTTTATGCAATTTTTCTTCCCTCTTTCTCCCCTAATGACTTCAGCCATTTTTATCCTTTGATCCATCTGAGCAACTAATAGTCTTATCATATTCCCCTTTAACAATGCCGAATACTACTACTAAATTCGCTGGTATAAGCTTAAATGCTTTAGAGTGGAGTTCCAATGTCTTTCATTCTCTAACTTGAGCGAGCAGTACTACTGAAGTCGTTGTAAATTGGATCTTAATGCAACGCTTCGTAGAAAAATGTTGCGTTAGTTACCGTTTCATTACCTTCTTTTGGGGTTAGTGATGTAGATGATCGAAGAGACAAGAAAATTGAATGGAGGGTTGGGCTCCCATGACTTCAAAGCTTTTAATtttgagtgttgctaggtgcacccagcataattgctggtgcacccaacattctttaaaaatgacaaaactaCCCCTACTAATTTCTTCCCTTACAGATTAAGTTGATTCGtaagttgatttttaagacttacggatcaacttgatccataaaaaacttacagatcaacttgaagttgatccgtaaaagacttacagatcaagttgattcgtaagtcttaaaaatcaacttatagatcaacttgatccgtaaaagacttacagatcaagttgatccgtaagtcttaaaaattaacttacggatcaacttgatccgtaaggggTATTTCTGTCTTTTCATGGTtagtgctgggtgcaccagcaataatgctgggtacacctagcaacactctttAATTTTGCTCGTTTGACTTCAAGTAATTGGACAATCTTATTGGGTACTAGTTCTTTGTGAGTAAGATTGGTGAAAGGGGAAAGAATTCCCTACATTCTTGAAGGCTAAAACTAGTCTGAGCCCAAGTTTGGATTGGAGAAGGTGGAGGATTCTTGAACTGTGATACTGATAGAGAACATGAAACAGGTTTGAGATCAATATCTCTTGAGATCCATGAGTTCACGACTCCAATCTTTCGTTTAGTAAGCCAAAATCTTCATTTgtcaagcaactaactcttcagtctctttttttttttaattccattGTTTGCGATCAAACCATTTGCAGTTAATGCAAACATGATTAAACGACTGTAGCCTTCGAATATGAGGTTGCTTTCGAGCTTTTCATACTAAACCCCAAATCCAAAACCCCAAATCCTAAACCCATATTCCCAAtctttaaaccctaaacccataTCCCCAATCTCCAATCTCCAAATCCCAAACCCTTAACCCTAAATCCATATTTCCAATATCTAAACCTCAAACCTTAAATCCTAAACCATAAAAGTAATATGTTTTTAGAATATGTGTGTGTTTGACCCTTAACCCTGAATGTAAAAAGTGGTGTCATATTTAGTCTTTgagcttaaataaattttaatttttttttataatgtgtgTATAAAGTGTTTTTTgagcttaaaaaaaatttaaaataattttttataatgtgtATAAAGTGTTGTCGTACTTAGTCTTCGagcttaacaaaattaaaataaatttttagaatgTAGGAGGGGGTGCGGGGGTGGGTGTGTATAGGAAGTAACATGAGAGTCAGCcattaaaactaacttgacagTCAGCCATTAAAACTATATAGTTTGCAACTAAGTTTGCTAACACAAACTTACActctttttgaattttgacaaCTTAATGACAAATAAAAACCACCAAGGACCAATAAAGATGCATAACATCACCCTGATTAGTAAATTGAATCACAATCTTGAAATCACTTTCCACTGTTAACTTGCGAATGCCACTTGGCCATACCATGTGGAGCGCTGTAGCTACCCCCAAAAGCTTTAGACATAATCACATTTGCAATTTGTAGatcttaaatttttcataaaccCAACTATCCACCTACAATGCATATCTCTGAAAACACCAGCACAAGCCACTTGTTTTCCTTTCTGCGTAACGGATCCGTCAGTAATAGCTTTTACCCAATTGATTTGTCCAACGTGCCATTTGGTATCCCCATGGTGGTATGGGTTAGATTGCTGCAGTCCTTGGACCCCACCCAAGTCTTTactgaaacaaataaaattgtatctaacaaatttttaattatcattgtTAAAAACACTCATAAAATTCTGAATCCTGAGGTCTTAgataataaaattgtgtttgatgAAATACAACTATGAGGAAATCGCTTACAAGTATATAATTACCAACCATAACAAAGTTTTATCCTACTAGATAAAAtctattacattaattatacatCAATCAACTCAATTGAAAACTAAATCTtcagaaatattatttataaaataaaaatgcatgatTGTCTATTATAATGGGAAATAGAAAAAGGGAAACGAAAAACCCGGATAACACATAATCTCCAATGTCTACAAATTAGTAGACAAAATGCTGAGCAACTACaagatttattttcattgtgaACTGAATAACGCTTTGCTAATTATGCCTGTGGCTTCAATATATCGATCAACGCATCTAGAGATGCAACTGCTTTCACTCCCACCGAGGCTTGAACCTGGTTTTGTAACACACTTCTCAAAACACTTTCTTCCCACAGTCTGCAAAATAAATGACAATGAGAAGGTGACTGGAATTGTAGATAGCAGATGAGACACTGAACAAAATCAGTACTTAATAATTATCCACTGTTTGCAAAATAAATGGCAATCTCCGGGTATTGTGCCAACGCTGAAGACATTTTTTCAAGAATTTGCAAGTGGCTAGAGCAAACCAATTGCACCTCGAGACTTTTTCAGATATTTGAA
This region includes:
- the LOC114382193 gene encoding late embryogenesis abundant protein At1g64065-like, which produces EGTSRIKVGSGKGRKVCLTVTGVVIAIVLLIVILALTVFKAKHPVTIVDSTKLEDFHVSLDPVKLRVDLNVTLGVDVSVKNPNKVGFQYSDSAAHLNYRGQLIGEVPISAGEISSGETKGFNLTHTIMADRLLSNSQLLSDVTSGTLPLSTFVRMSGKVSILGFIKVHVVSSTSCDVAINLSNGTVGNQECQYKTKL
- the LOC114381252 gene encoding mitochondrial import inner membrane translocase subunit Tim13-like, with amino-acid sequence MDSFSNPSSGSSHQLSAHDLKNQLKNQLAIEYAQQFLETVGRKCFEKCVTKPGSSLGGSESSCISRCVDRYIEATGIISKALFSSQ